ACATGTCTTTACACCATTACAAATCTATACTAACCCTCAGGCATTTATTTCTCTTCGTTCTATCGAAATTCCACCATCACATACCTTCTTCATGCTTGTCGCTCCTTTCTATACATGTACATGTTTTCATGACCCACTAGTGGGGGATATCTCTGCCCGGCAACATAAACAGGCCGCAGCAGCTGCGATGTCACATTTGTGCatttcccccagcagcctgcTTGTCTCCATCAGTGTGGCTGTGAAATTAACCTTGTCCACGAATTAAGACCATGTCTGACATTTTAAGCAATGTCAGGGTGGGATCTAAGGAGCTTTAGCAAGCAACTGACCAAACCAAGCATCAATTAGTAAAGGGCAATTAAAATGATGTTTGCATTTTATGCTTGTGTAAAAACTGCCTGTGGGAATATGCTTTATAGGACAGTAATCTGACTGCAACTTAACAATGTTAATTTGATTCCTGTAAAACAATAGATGCATTGATAGCATAAATAGATTGGGGGGTGGTGTTCTTGTTCCCAGCAATGAACTTTTGAAAGGACACGGCACTACGTCGGGCCTTCGAGGATACGCGTCATTTTGTCCAGAGCAACTCCTGTCttgaaacacacaaagacaccactGAATGTCAATTTCCTTATCGAAATGTTCCATTCACTTCCCTGTAAACATCCTGTCAGGCTGGCAGGTGTATGCAGGTTTTGTTCTTCTCAGtcttgcatgcacacacacacaccgaaaaCAGGACCGCATCGCACACGCATTCTTGATTTTTGCCCTCTAATCACATTTTGTCCATGACTTGCAGGCTCTCAGGAATCCGACAGCTCTCAGACGGCTAAGAAAGACATGCTAGCAGCGCTGAGGGCCAGACAGGAAGCACTGGAGGAAACACTCAAACAAAGAATAGAAGAACTCAAGAGCATCTGCATCAGAGAAGCGGTACGAGGAACGCAGCCCGTTTTAATGACAAAAGCGAAAACAATATTTATTAGTCCCTTCTTTTAAACCTAAAATGTCCTCTTTGTAGGAGTTGACAGGAAAGCTTCCTAAGGAATATCCTCTGGATCCCGGAGAGGAGCCACCCACAGTGAGACGCAAGATCGGTACTGCTTTCAAACTGGACGAGCAGAAAATTCTTCCCAAGGGAGAGGTGAATTTTTGTCCTGTCGAAAGTAACAAACCGTTAAtgcctgaaacaaaacaaaaattccctcttttcttcatGCTTGTCTGCGCCtgggcttttttaaaaaaaaatttgtaTTCATTTATGTGAAGGAAACAGAAAGAAGCCCTTCTGAGAGTAGCTGTGCAGCTCCCTTTTTGTGCCACGAGTAGTTTTTCCACCAGCAGAACTTCTAAAAATAGTCTGGCAGCATTCTCGCCACAGGAAGTGTTGATAGTGGGATTGTGGGCCTGCCTGTATGTGCATTGGCAGCGCGCTCGTGCGTGTGTCTTGCTCAGATAGTATATATTGAAAAGACTCCACAGTTGACTTTGAAGGAAAGAGGGATTGTGTCTTAATTTAGATAAAACACCTTAAAAATGTACACACGGGGAAACAGACTCCACCCAGGCAACAGTGAGACCAGGAACAATTTTTTAGAACCGAGGTCTTTCAGGGTTTATTGCCCTCTGAATGCGTGACTGCCTTGCCTGTCTGAGGGCAAGTGAAATAATCTGTGTCCTCACCTATATCTTGACTAATCATCTGTGTTTCACTCAGTGTTTTGTCTGTTGTTCTTGGATCACATGTCTCTGCTCTACAAATCTCAGAAGTGTCAGCGTAGAAGAAAGGAGGCCAGATTAATGGTGAATTTGTTATTACTGGGGGGACAGAGTTTCTCATTAGAGCGGGAAGTGATGAGAAATCGCAGTGCTGCAACAAAGATAAAGGATTTCCACCGTCTGTTTTCTCTAGCCGGGCCGCTGTGTGTCTATCCAAATATGTTTCATGGGAGAGTTACTGTCTGAATATGTGTCTGCAGAGTCGCGCAAGCAGCTGTGGACGAATCCTGCGTCTTACCCAGCTGAGGTCACTCAAACATTGCATGCTTTCGCTCATTCTTGTCCCAGGAAGAAGAACTGGAGCGCTTGGAGCGGGAGTTTGCTATTCAGTCCCAGATCACGGAGGCAGCAAGGCGCCTGGCCAGTGACCCTCATGTGAACAGcaagaagctgaagaaacagAGGAAGACTTCTTATCTGAATgcgctgaagaagctgcaggagataGAGAACTCTATTAATGAATACCGGGTTCGTTCTGGCAAGAAACCCACTCAGAGGGCTTCGCTCATCATAGAAGGTACATTTGTGTTAGCTTGGACCAACACCACATTAGCTCTTCTCTGCTCACACAACGCCAGTATAGTAATTGTATTAACCAAAAGGCAGTGCCCCGTGTGAGGCTCGAACTCACGACCTTCAGATTATGAGACTGACGCGCTGCCTACTGCGCCAACGAGGCCTGTGGGGCTGTTGATATCTGACCTCTGTCCTCGTGGACCCCAGAGCTACATTGTTGACATTCCTTTGTAGCTTGAAGACTACACACGTGCTTGCTGCATTTGCTTTaacatgtgtgtgtcagtctgtGTGGATTTGTTCAGATGTTTGTTACCTACTTGGTTCTAGCAGACTCATAAGTTCTGACTTTAGCAAGTGGTCAACCTTtaacttttctgtttctgtatgtTGTAGAAGCGAATATTGGCTCTGAAGACAGCTCGTTATCTGATGCATTGGTCTTGGATGACGGTGAGTCTCACTCGAACTAATGTTACATTATAAAATCGTATATTTTCTTTAATGTCCCACATTAATCAAGGGATTTTTCATCCTTCAGATGATCCTCAAGTTACAGGCACCCCCACTTTTTCTCCAGTAGCATCTCCTCACAAGGGCCTCCCTCCTCGGCCACCATCGCACAGCCGGCCTCCTCCTCCGCAGTCCCTGGACGGTCTGCGACACATGCACTACACACGTTCAGACTATGATAAGTCGCCCATTAAACCCAAAATGTGGAGCGAATCTTCACTAGATGAGCCAtatgaaaaagtgaaaaaacgCTCTTCACACTCAAGGTAAGAGGAAGTCAAATGTATCCATTCCTGCCAAATGTTCAACTCGTaaattaaatgatttctttCCGTTGGATTGGGCATATAAGAAATCACAaatcctttctttcctctctggtTCTTCTCAAGTCATCGGCGTTTCCCAAGCTCCGGCAGCACAGAAGCTGGGGGCAGTAACTCCCTGCAGAGCAGCCCCATCAGGAACTTGCCTCACTGGAATTCCCAGTCCAGCATGCCATCTACCCCAGACCTTAAGACCAGAACCCCACACTATGTACATTCCACCAGGTCAGTTTTATAGTTTTACTGTAATGAAGCGCCTGTATGAATTTTGGAAACATATTATTAAACCCCAGTCAGTGTTgaaaagattctgaaatgaTTCTACACGCTATAGGTCAGTGGACATCAGTCCCACCCGTCTGCACAGCCTCGCTCAGCACTTTAGGAACCGCAGCTCAAGCCTCGAGTCCCAAGGAAAACTGTTGGCGTCTGACTCCGACGCGCACCCTCATGCCCTGGGCACACTGGGCAGCCCTGATTTCTTTCTGGGTCCAGGACGCAGTTCCAATGGCTCTGACCCACTAGATGACTGCTCCTCCTGCACCAGCCAAAGCAGCTCAGAGCATTATTACCCCTCCGGTGGGCCCCCTGGCAGCAACCCTAACTACTCTACGCTGGGAGAGGACTCGCCCTCCAAAGccaggcagcggcagcggcaaaGACATAGGTGAGCCTGTGTACCACTTCTTTTATCACATATACTATCTTAAATTGGAAGAGTTAAGAACTGAGACTTGTTTATTTGGCCTCCATCCAGATCTGCAGGTCATCTAGGTTCCTCTAATTCTGGCTCCATGCCAAACCTGGCAGCTAAAAATGGAACTGGTGGATGCTCTGGTGCAGGTGGGATGGGAGGGGGACAGCATGGAATCTACCTCCACAGCCAGAGCCAGCCCTCCTCCCAGTATCGCATCAAGGAGTACCCACTTTATGTGGAGGGCAGCCCCAACCCTGTGGTGGTGCGCAGTTTGGAGAGCGACCAGGAGGGCCACTACAGCGTGAAGGCTCAGTTCAAGACCTCCAGCTCCTACACGGCCGGTGGACTTTACAAAGAGGCCTGGGGAGGAGACGAAGGGGGAGAGGGCAGCGGGAGACTCACGCCCTCTCGCTCTCAGATCGTACGGACTCCATCATTGGGGCGAGAGGGTGGTGGCAGTGGGGGCAGGGCAGCAGTCTCTGAGGAGCTGAGGTGCTGGTATCAGAGGTCCTC
The nucleotide sequence above comes from Takifugu rubripes chromosome 9, fTakRub1.2, whole genome shotgun sequence. Encoded proteins:
- the frmd4a gene encoding FERM domain-containing protein 4A isoform X9 codes for the protein MMTEGRRCQVHLLDDRKLELLVQPKLMAKDLLDLVASHFNLKEKEYFGIAYTDETGHFSWLQLDRRVLEHEFPKKSGPIVLYFCVKFYIESISYLKDNATIELFFLNAKSIIYKELIEVDSDVVFELASYILQEAKGDFTSNDATRSDLKKLPALPTQALKEHPSLAYCEDRVIEHYKKLSGQSRGQAIVNYMSIVESLPTYGVHYYAVKDKQGIPWWLGLSYKGIFQYDHQDKVKPRKVFQWRQLENLYFREKKFSVEVHDPRSRASVTRRTFGHSGIAVHTWYACPALIKSIWAMAISQHQFYLDRKQSKSKIHAARSLSEIAIDLTETGTLKTSKLANMGSKGKIISGSSGSLLSSGSQESDSSQTAKKDMLAALRARQEALEETLKQRIEELKSICIREAELTGKLPKEYPLDPGEEPPTVRRKIGTAFKLDEQKILPKGEEEELERLEREFAIQSQITEAARRLASDPHVNSKKLKKQRKTSYLNALKKLQEIENSINEYRVRSGKKPTQRASLIIEEANIGSEDSSLSDALVLDDDDPQVTGTPTFSPVASPHKGLPPRPPSHSRPPPPQSLDGLRHMHYTRSDYDKSPIKPKMWSESSLDEPYEKVKKRSSHSSHRRFPSSGSTEAGGSNSLQSSPIRNLPHWNSQSSMPSTPDLKTRTPHYVHSTRSVDISPTRLHSLAQHFRNRSSSLESQGKLLASDSDAHPHALGTLGSPDFFLGPGRSSNGSDPLDDCSSCTSQSSSEHYYPSGGPPGSNPNYSTLGEDSPSKARQRQRQRHRSAGHLGSSNSGSMPNLAAKNGTGGCSGAGGMGGGQHGIYLHSQSQPSSQYRIKEYPLYVEGSPNPVVVRSLESDQEGHYSVKAQFKTSSSYTAGGLYKEAWGGDEGGEGSGRLTPSRSQIVRTPSLGREGGGSGGRAAVSEELRCWYQRSSGSLKDRNHSHSGSTSSETGSQQGTLGHGRGSRVGTLAKSSPAASPHSQRSMTPSSEQAVTPTPPCSPQHILNWQSGSFSDSCFLSSPLCSELADVQWYGRDKAKPGTLV
- the frmd4a gene encoding FERM domain-containing protein 4A isoform X2; its protein translation is MPAARLDGTERTPTSHTHVHTPTETHTVERTMVVQGAVTPGRTRRLMLKLPVGTLRRNSGERMTEGRRCQVHLLDDRKLELLVQPKLMAKDLLDLVASHFNLKEKEYFGIAYTDETGHFSWLQLDRRVLEHEFPKKSGPIVLYFCVKFYIESISYLKDNATIELFFLNAKSIIYKELIEVDSDVVFELASYILQEAKGDFTSNDATRSDLKKLPALPTQALKEHPSLAYCEDRVIEHYKKLSGQSRGQAIVNYMSIVESLPTYGVHYYAVKDKQGIPWWLGLSYKGIFQYDHQDKVKPRKVFQWRQLENLYFREKKFSVEVHDPRRASVTRRTFGHSGIAVHTWYACPALIKSIWAMAISQHQFYLDRKQSKSKIHAARSLSEIAIDLTETGTLKTSKLANMGSKGKIISGSSGSLLSSGSQESDSSQTAKKDMLAALRARQEALEETLKQRIEELKSICIREAELTGKLPKEYPLDPGEEPPTVRRKIGTAFKLDEQKILPKGEEEELERLEREFAIQSQITEAARRLASDPHVNSKKLKKQRKTSYLNALKKLQEIENSINEYRVRSGKKPTQRASLIIEEANIGSEDSSLSDALVLDDDDPQVTGTPTFSPVASPHKGLPPRPPSHSRPPPPQSLDGLRHMHYTRSDYDKSPIKPKMWSESSLDEPYEKVKKRSSHSSHRRFPSSGSTEAGGSNSLQSSPIRNLPHWNSQSSMPSTPDLKTRTPHYVHSTRSVDISPTRLHSLAQHFRNRSSSLESQGKLLASDSDAHPHALGTLGSPDFFLGPGRSSNGSDPLDDCSSCTSQSSSEHYYPSGGPPGSNPNYSTLGEDSPSKARQRQRQRHRSAGHLGSSNSGSMPNLAAKNGTGGCSGAGGMGGGQHGIYLHSQSQPSSQYRIKEYPLYVEGSPNPVVVRSLESDQEGHYSVKAQFKTSSSYTAGGLYKEAWGGDEGGEGSGRLTPSRSQIVRTPSLGREGGGSGGRAAVSEELRCWYQRSSGSLKDRNHSHSGSTSSETGSQQGTLGHGRGSRVGTLAKSSPAASPHSQRSMTPSSEQAVTPTPPCSPQHILNWQSGSFSDSCFLSSPLCSELADVQWYGRDKAKPGTLV
- the frmd4a gene encoding FERM domain-containing protein 4A isoform X8 — protein: MEGLLSPMRTRMTEGRRCQVHLLDDRKLELLVQPKLMAKDLLDLVASHFNLKEKEYFGIAYTDETGHFSWLQLDRRVLEHEFPKKSGPIVLYFCVKFYIESISYLKDNATIELFFLNAKSIIYKELIEVDSDVVFELASYILQEAKGDFTSNDATRSDLKKLPALPTQALKEHPSLAYCEDRVIEHYKKLSGQSRGQAIVNYMSIVESLPTYGVHYYAVKDKQGIPWWLGLSYKGIFQYDHQDKVKPRKVFQWRQLENLYFREKKFSVEVHDPRSRASVTRRTFGHSGIAVHTWYACPALIKSIWAMAISQHQFYLDRKQSKSKIHAARSLSEIAIDLTETGTLKTSKLANMGSKGKIISGSSGSLLSSGSQESDSSQTAKKDMLAALRARQEALEETLKQRIEELKSICIREAELTGKLPKEYPLDPGEEPPTVRRKIGTAFKLDEQKILPKGEEEELERLEREFAIQSQITEAARRLASDPHVNSKKLKKQRKTSYLNALKKLQEIENSINEYRVRSGKKPTQRASLIIEEANIGSEDSSLSDALVLDDDDPQVTGTPTFSPVASPHKGLPPRPPSHSRPPPPQSLDGLRHMHYTRSDYDKSPIKPKMWSESSLDEPYEKVKKRSSHSSHRRFPSSGSTEAGGSNSLQSSPIRNLPHWNSQSSMPSTPDLKTRTPHYVHSTRSVDISPTRLHSLAQHFRNRSSSLESQGKLLASDSDAHPHALGTLGSPDFFLGPGRSSNGSDPLDDCSSCTSQSSSEHYYPSGGPPGSNPNYSTLGEDSPSKARQRQRQRHRSAGHLGSSNSGSMPNLAAKNGTGGCSGAGGMGGGQHGIYLHSQSQPSSQYRIKEYPLYVEGSPNPVVVRSLESDQEGHYSVKAQFKTSSSYTAGGLYKEAWGGDEGGEGSGRLTPSRSQIVRTPSLGREGGGSGGRAAVSEELRCWYQRSSGSLKDRNHSHSGSTSSETGSQQGTLGHGRGSRVGTLAKSSPAASPHSQRSMTPSSEQAVTPTPPCSPQHILNWQSGSFSDSCFLSSPLCSELADVQWYGRDKAKPGTLV
- the frmd4a gene encoding FERM domain-containing protein 4A isoform X1, whose translation is MPAARLDGTERTPTSHTHVHTPTETHTVERTMVVQGAVTPGRTRRLMLKLPVGTLRRNSGERMTEGRRCQVHLLDDRKLELLVQPKLMAKDLLDLVASHFNLKEKEYFGIAYTDETGHFSWLQLDRRVLEHEFPKKSGPIVLYFCVKFYIESISYLKDNATIELFFLNAKSIIYKELIEVDSDVVFELASYILQEAKGDFTSNDATRSDLKKLPALPTQALKEHPSLAYCEDRVIEHYKKLSGQSRGQAIVNYMSIVESLPTYGVHYYAVKDKQGIPWWLGLSYKGIFQYDHQDKVKPRKVFQWRQLENLYFREKKFSVEVHDPRSRASVTRRTFGHSGIAVHTWYACPALIKSIWAMAISQHQFYLDRKQSKSKIHAARSLSEIAIDLTETGTLKTSKLANMGSKGKIISGSSGSLLSSGSQESDSSQTAKKDMLAALRARQEALEETLKQRIEELKSICIREAELTGKLPKEYPLDPGEEPPTVRRKIGTAFKLDEQKILPKGEEEELERLEREFAIQSQITEAARRLASDPHVNSKKLKKQRKTSYLNALKKLQEIENSINEYRVRSGKKPTQRASLIIEEANIGSEDSSLSDALVLDDDDPQVTGTPTFSPVASPHKGLPPRPPSHSRPPPPQSLDGLRHMHYTRSDYDKSPIKPKMWSESSLDEPYEKVKKRSSHSSHRRFPSSGSTEAGGSNSLQSSPIRNLPHWNSQSSMPSTPDLKTRTPHYVHSTRSVDISPTRLHSLAQHFRNRSSSLESQGKLLASDSDAHPHALGTLGSPDFFLGPGRSSNGSDPLDDCSSCTSQSSSEHYYPSGGPPGSNPNYSTLGEDSPSKARQRQRQRHRSAGHLGSSNSGSMPNLAAKNGTGGCSGAGGMGGGQHGIYLHSQSQPSSQYRIKEYPLYVEGSPNPVVVRSLESDQEGHYSVKAQFKTSSSYTAGGLYKEAWGGDEGGEGSGRLTPSRSQIVRTPSLGREGGGSGGRAAVSEELRCWYQRSSGSLKDRNHSHSGSTSSETGSQQGTLGHGRGSRVGTLAKSSPAASPHSQRSMTPSSEQAVTPTPPCSPQHILNWQSGSFSDSCFLSSPLCSELADVQWYGRDKAKPGTLV
- the frmd4a gene encoding FERM domain-containing protein 4A isoform X3, yielding MEAVLVGLDEAVCTRHSLLWTLTSTALRHLHVHARNFPAHLHLIQKHRCVSRPLYQMTEGRRCQVHLLDDRKLELLVQPKLMAKDLLDLVASHFNLKEKEYFGIAYTDETGHFSWLQLDRRVLEHEFPKKSGPIVLYFCVKFYIESISYLKDNATIELFFLNAKSIIYKELIEVDSDVVFELASYILQEAKGDFTSNDATRSDLKKLPALPTQALKEHPSLAYCEDRVIEHYKKLSGQSRGQAIVNYMSIVESLPTYGVHYYAVKDKQGIPWWLGLSYKGIFQYDHQDKVKPRKVFQWRQLENLYFREKKFSVEVHDPRSRASVTRRTFGHSGIAVHTWYACPALIKSIWAMAISQHQFYLDRKQSKSKIHAARSLSEIAIDLTETGTLKTSKLANMGSKGKIISGSSGSLLSSGSQESDSSQTAKKDMLAALRARQEALEETLKQRIEELKSICIREAELTGKLPKEYPLDPGEEPPTVRRKIGTAFKLDEQKILPKGEEEELERLEREFAIQSQITEAARRLASDPHVNSKKLKKQRKTSYLNALKKLQEIENSINEYRVRSGKKPTQRASLIIEEANIGSEDSSLSDALVLDDDDPQVTGTPTFSPVASPHKGLPPRPPSHSRPPPPQSLDGLRHMHYTRSDYDKSPIKPKMWSESSLDEPYEKVKKRSSHSSHRRFPSSGSTEAGGSNSLQSSPIRNLPHWNSQSSMPSTPDLKTRTPHYVHSTRSVDISPTRLHSLAQHFRNRSSSLESQGKLLASDSDAHPHALGTLGSPDFFLGPGRSSNGSDPLDDCSSCTSQSSSEHYYPSGGPPGSNPNYSTLGEDSPSKARQRQRQRHRSAGHLGSSNSGSMPNLAAKNGTGGCSGAGGMGGGQHGIYLHSQSQPSSQYRIKEYPLYVEGSPNPVVVRSLESDQEGHYSVKAQFKTSSSYTAGGLYKEAWGGDEGGEGSGRLTPSRSQIVRTPSLGREGGGSGGRAAVSEELRCWYQRSSGSLKDRNHSHSGSTSSETGSQQGTLGHGRGSRVGTLAKSSPAASPHSQRSMTPSSEQAVTPTPPCSPQHILNWQSGSFSDSCFLSSPLCSELADVQWYGRDKAKPGTLV
- the frmd4a gene encoding FERM domain-containing protein 4A isoform X7 — encoded protein: MAVQLMPESAVCLLMMTEGRRCQVHLLDDRKLELLVQPKLMAKDLLDLVASHFNLKEKEYFGIAYTDETGHFSWLQLDRRVLEHEFPKKSGPIVLYFCVKFYIESISYLKDNATIELFFLNAKSIIYKELIEVDSDVVFELASYILQEAKGDFTSNDATRSDLKKLPALPTQALKEHPSLAYCEDRVIEHYKKLSGQSRGQAIVNYMSIVESLPTYGVHYYAVKDKQGIPWWLGLSYKGIFQYDHQDKVKPRKVFQWRQLENLYFREKKFSVEVHDPRSRASVTRRTFGHSGIAVHTWYACPALIKSIWAMAISQHQFYLDRKQSKSKIHAARSLSEIAIDLTETGTLKTSKLANMGSKGKIISGSSGSLLSSGSQESDSSQTAKKDMLAALRARQEALEETLKQRIEELKSICIREAELTGKLPKEYPLDPGEEPPTVRRKIGTAFKLDEQKILPKGEEEELERLEREFAIQSQITEAARRLASDPHVNSKKLKKQRKTSYLNALKKLQEIENSINEYRVRSGKKPTQRASLIIEEANIGSEDSSLSDALVLDDDDPQVTGTPTFSPVASPHKGLPPRPPSHSRPPPPQSLDGLRHMHYTRSDYDKSPIKPKMWSESSLDEPYEKVKKRSSHSSHRRFPSSGSTEAGGSNSLQSSPIRNLPHWNSQSSMPSTPDLKTRTPHYVHSTRSVDISPTRLHSLAQHFRNRSSSLESQGKLLASDSDAHPHALGTLGSPDFFLGPGRSSNGSDPLDDCSSCTSQSSSEHYYPSGGPPGSNPNYSTLGEDSPSKARQRQRQRHRSAGHLGSSNSGSMPNLAAKNGTGGCSGAGGMGGGQHGIYLHSQSQPSSQYRIKEYPLYVEGSPNPVVVRSLESDQEGHYSVKAQFKTSSSYTAGGLYKEAWGGDEGGEGSGRLTPSRSQIVRTPSLGREGGGSGGRAAVSEELRCWYQRSSGSLKDRNHSHSGSTSSETGSQQGTLGHGRGSRVGTLAKSSPAASPHSQRSMTPSSEQAVTPTPPCSPQHILNWQSGSFSDSCFLSSPLCSELADVQWYGRDKAKPGTLV
- the frmd4a gene encoding FERM domain-containing protein 4A isoform X5, whose product is MLMCLHPEAGWKEGCFWIFPSGTTNLPLIHPIWSWCLCGSIFKMTEGRRCQVHLLDDRKLELLVQPKLMAKDLLDLVASHFNLKEKEYFGIAYTDETGHFSWLQLDRRVLEHEFPKKSGPIVLYFCVKFYIESISYLKDNATIELFFLNAKSIIYKELIEVDSDVVFELASYILQEAKGDFTSNDATRSDLKKLPALPTQALKEHPSLAYCEDRVIEHYKKLSGQSRGQAIVNYMSIVESLPTYGVHYYAVKDKQGIPWWLGLSYKGIFQYDHQDKVKPRKVFQWRQLENLYFREKKFSVEVHDPRSRASVTRRTFGHSGIAVHTWYACPALIKSIWAMAISQHQFYLDRKQSKSKIHAARSLSEIAIDLTETGTLKTSKLANMGSKGKIISGSSGSLLSSGSQESDSSQTAKKDMLAALRARQEALEETLKQRIEELKSICIREAELTGKLPKEYPLDPGEEPPTVRRKIGTAFKLDEQKILPKGEEEELERLEREFAIQSQITEAARRLASDPHVNSKKLKKQRKTSYLNALKKLQEIENSINEYRVRSGKKPTQRASLIIEEANIGSEDSSLSDALVLDDDDPQVTGTPTFSPVASPHKGLPPRPPSHSRPPPPQSLDGLRHMHYTRSDYDKSPIKPKMWSESSLDEPYEKVKKRSSHSSHRRFPSSGSTEAGGSNSLQSSPIRNLPHWNSQSSMPSTPDLKTRTPHYVHSTRSVDISPTRLHSLAQHFRNRSSSLESQGKLLASDSDAHPHALGTLGSPDFFLGPGRSSNGSDPLDDCSSCTSQSSSEHYYPSGGPPGSNPNYSTLGEDSPSKARQRQRQRHRSAGHLGSSNSGSMPNLAAKNGTGGCSGAGGMGGGQHGIYLHSQSQPSSQYRIKEYPLYVEGSPNPVVVRSLESDQEGHYSVKAQFKTSSSYTAGGLYKEAWGGDEGGEGSGRLTPSRSQIVRTPSLGREGGGSGGRAAVSEELRCWYQRSSGSLKDRNHSHSGSTSSETGSQQGTLGHGRGSRVGTLAKSSPAASPHSQRSMTPSSEQAVTPTPPCSPQHILNWQSGSFSDSCFLSSPLCSELADVQWYGRDKAKPGTLV
- the frmd4a gene encoding FERM domain-containing protein 4A isoform X6 — its product is MTLAARLEDMEVTLEHMLMDVFMTEGRRCQVHLLDDRKLELLVQPKLMAKDLLDLVASHFNLKEKEYFGIAYTDETGHFSWLQLDRRVLEHEFPKKSGPIVLYFCVKFYIESISYLKDNATIELFFLNAKSIIYKELIEVDSDVVFELASYILQEAKGDFTSNDATRSDLKKLPALPTQALKEHPSLAYCEDRVIEHYKKLSGQSRGQAIVNYMSIVESLPTYGVHYYAVKDKQGIPWWLGLSYKGIFQYDHQDKVKPRKVFQWRQLENLYFREKKFSVEVHDPRSRASVTRRTFGHSGIAVHTWYACPALIKSIWAMAISQHQFYLDRKQSKSKIHAARSLSEIAIDLTETGTLKTSKLANMGSKGKIISGSSGSLLSSGSQESDSSQTAKKDMLAALRARQEALEETLKQRIEELKSICIREAELTGKLPKEYPLDPGEEPPTVRRKIGTAFKLDEQKILPKGEEEELERLEREFAIQSQITEAARRLASDPHVNSKKLKKQRKTSYLNALKKLQEIENSINEYRVRSGKKPTQRASLIIEEANIGSEDSSLSDALVLDDDDPQVTGTPTFSPVASPHKGLPPRPPSHSRPPPPQSLDGLRHMHYTRSDYDKSPIKPKMWSESSLDEPYEKVKKRSSHSSHRRFPSSGSTEAGGSNSLQSSPIRNLPHWNSQSSMPSTPDLKTRTPHYVHSTRSVDISPTRLHSLAQHFRNRSSSLESQGKLLASDSDAHPHALGTLGSPDFFLGPGRSSNGSDPLDDCSSCTSQSSSEHYYPSGGPPGSNPNYSTLGEDSPSKARQRQRQRHRSAGHLGSSNSGSMPNLAAKNGTGGCSGAGGMGGGQHGIYLHSQSQPSSQYRIKEYPLYVEGSPNPVVVRSLESDQEGHYSVKAQFKTSSSYTAGGLYKEAWGGDEGGEGSGRLTPSRSQIVRTPSLGREGGGSGGRAAVSEELRCWYQRSSGSLKDRNHSHSGSTSSETGSQQGTLGHGRGSRVGTLAKSSPAASPHSQRSMTPSSEQAVTPTPPCSPQHILNWQSGSFSDSCFLSSPLCSELADVQWYGRDKAKPGTLV
- the frmd4a gene encoding FERM domain-containing protein 4A isoform X4 — protein: MPAARLDGTERTPTSHTHVHTPTETHTVERTMVVQGAVTPGRTRRLMLKLPVGTLRRNSGERMTEGRRCQVHLLDDRKLELLVQPKLMAKDLLDLVASHFNLKEKEYFGIAYTDETGHFSWLQLDRRVLEHEFPKKSGPIVLYFCVKFYIESISYLKDNATIELFFLNAKSIIYKELIEVDSDVVFELASYILQEAKGDFTSNDATRSDLKKLPALPTQALKEHPSLAYCEDRVIEHYKKLSGQSRGQAIVNYMSIVESLPTYGVHYYAVKDKQGIPWWLGLSYKGIFQYDHQDKVKPRKVFQWRQLENLYFREKKFSVEVHDPRSRASVTRRTFGHSGIAVHTWYACPALIKSIWAMAISQHQFYLDRKQSKSKIHAARSLSEIAIDLTETGTLKTSKLANMGSKGKIISGSSGSLLSSGSQESDSSQTAKKDMLAALRARQEALEETLKQRIEELKSICIREAELTGKLPKEYPLDPGEEPPTVRRKIGTAFKLDEQKILPKGEEEELERLEREFAIQSQITEAARRLASDPHVNSKKLKKQRKTSYLNALKKLQEIENSINEYRVRSGKKPTQRASLIIEEANIGSEDSSLSDALVLDDDDPQVTGTPTFSPVASPHKGLPPRPPSHSRPPPPQSLDGLRHMHYTRSDYDKSPIKPKMWSESSLDEPYEKVKKRSSHSSHRRFPSSGSTEAGGSNSLQSSPIRNLPHWNSQSSMPSTPDLKTRTPHYVHSTRSVDISPTRLHSLAQHFRNRSSSLESQGKLLASDSDAHPHALGTLGSPDFFLGPGRSSNGSDPLDDCSSCTSQSSSEHYYPSGGPPGSNPNYSTLGEDSPSKARQRQRQRHRSAGHLGSSNSGSMPNLAAKNGTGGCSGAGGMGGGQHGIYLHSQSQPSSQYRIKEYPLYVEGSPNPVVVRSLESDQEGHYSVKAQFKTSSSYTAGGLYKEAWGGDEGGEGSGRLTPSRSQIVRTPSLGREGGGSGGRAAVSEELRCWYQRSSGSLKDRNHSHSGSTSSETGSQQGTLGHGRGSRVGTLAKSSPAASPHSQRSMTPSSEQAVTPTPPCSPQHILNWQSGGTADSSPTEDTCQSPPQPSSDA